One Micromonospora sp. WMMD1120 genomic region harbors:
- a CDS encoding DUF1622 domain-containing protein, producing MEPADVLRHGDQVLVAVVEAAGALVIFVGAVWAAGRFVVEGLRHRSAARFTQIRLSLGRFLTLGLEFQLAADVLRTAVSPSFTQIGQLAAIATIRTALNYFLGREIREEQRQVAEGERRT from the coding sequence GTGGAGCCGGCCGACGTGTTACGCCACGGCGACCAGGTGCTGGTCGCCGTGGTGGAGGCGGCCGGCGCGCTGGTGATCTTCGTGGGCGCGGTGTGGGCGGCGGGGCGGTTCGTGGTCGAGGGACTGCGACACCGCAGCGCCGCCCGGTTCACGCAGATCCGGCTCTCGCTGGGCCGGTTTCTCACCCTCGGCCTCGAATTCCAGCTCGCGGCGGACGTGCTGCGCACCGCGGTGTCCCCGTCGTTCACGCAGATCGGCCAACTGGCGGCGATCGCGACGATCAGGACCGCGCTGAACTATTTCCTGGGCCGCGAGATCCGCGAGGAGCAGCGCCAGGTGGCCGAGGGCGAGCGGCGTACGTGA
- a CDS encoding TMEM165/GDT1 family protein, whose protein sequence is MEGFLAALVISFGVIFVAELGDKSQLMALTFATRFKPVPVLIGITVATAVVHLASVAIGAGLGAVLPTEWISLVAGVAFLGFGAWTLRGDSLTEEEKRKAERTNKTALVAVSVAFFLAELGDKTMLATITLATQHGWFGTWLGSTLGMVAADALAILVGRMLGRRLPEKTIKYGAAILFAISGLWLILEAVNELT, encoded by the coding sequence ATGGAGGGTTTTCTCGCCGCGCTGGTCATCAGCTTCGGCGTCATCTTCGTCGCGGAGCTGGGGGACAAGTCCCAGCTCATGGCGTTGACCTTCGCCACGCGGTTCAAACCGGTCCCGGTGCTGATCGGTATCACCGTCGCCACGGCGGTGGTGCACCTGGCGTCGGTCGCCATCGGCGCTGGCCTCGGTGCGGTGCTGCCGACCGAGTGGATCTCCCTGGTGGCGGGCGTGGCGTTCCTCGGGTTCGGCGCCTGGACGCTGCGCGGGGACTCGCTCACCGAGGAGGAGAAGCGCAAGGCGGAGCGGACCAACAAGACCGCGCTGGTGGCGGTGTCGGTGGCGTTCTTCCTCGCGGAGCTGGGTGACAAGACGATGCTCGCCACGATCACGCTCGCCACCCAGCACGGCTGGTTCGGCACCTGGCTCGGCTCCACCCTCGGCATGGTGGCCGCCGACGCGCTGGCCATCCTGGTCGGCCGGATGCTCGGCCGGCGGTTGCCGGAGAAGACCATCAAGTACGGTGCCGCGATCCTCTTCGCGATCTCCGGTCTCTGGCTGATCCTGGAGGCGGTGAACGAGCTGACCTGA
- the egtD gene encoding L-histidine N(alpha)-methyltransferase — protein MTAEPLEIYLEASDLERGLRHDVRAGLSADPKWLPPKWFYDARGSELFERITRLPEYYPTRAERAVLAAHAADIAALTDAKTLIELGSGSSEKTRLLLDAFTRHGGLGSFVPLDVSVSAVRDSTAQIAADYPGLRVRGIVGDFTRHLDRLPTGGRRLVAFLGGTIGNLLPAERAGFLSAMRAALEAGDWLLLGTDLVKDPSVVVPAYDDAAGVTGEFNRNVLRVINRELGADFDPDAFAHVALWDPEHEWIEMRLRATRPMRVRVLGMTVEFARGEELRTEVSAKFRPDGVAAELAEAGFTRTAFWTDPDALFGVTLARAR, from the coding sequence ATGACGGCGGAACCGCTGGAGATCTACCTGGAGGCGAGCGACCTGGAGCGCGGTCTCCGCCACGACGTCCGCGCCGGGCTGAGCGCGGATCCGAAGTGGTTGCCGCCGAAGTGGTTCTACGACGCTCGCGGCAGCGAGTTGTTCGAGCGGATAACCAGGCTGCCCGAGTACTACCCGACCCGGGCGGAGCGGGCCGTGCTGGCGGCGCACGCCGCCGACATCGCGGCGCTGACCGACGCCAAGACGCTCATCGAGCTGGGCTCCGGCTCGTCGGAGAAGACCCGACTGCTGCTGGACGCCTTCACCCGACACGGCGGGTTGGGTTCGTTCGTGCCGCTGGACGTGTCGGTCAGCGCGGTACGGGACTCCACCGCCCAGATCGCCGCCGACTATCCGGGCCTGCGGGTCCGGGGCATCGTGGGTGACTTCACCCGGCACCTGGACCGGCTGCCCACCGGCGGCCGACGGTTGGTGGCGTTTCTCGGTGGCACCATCGGCAACCTGCTGCCCGCGGAGCGGGCCGGGTTCCTGTCGGCCATGCGCGCCGCGCTGGAGGCCGGCGACTGGCTGTTGCTCGGCACCGACCTGGTGAAGGACCCGTCGGTGGTCGTGCCCGCGTACGACGACGCGGCGGGCGTCACCGGCGAGTTCAACCGCAACGTGCTGCGCGTGATCAACCGGGAGTTGGGCGCCGACTTCGACCCGGACGCGTTCGCGCACGTCGCCCTCTGGGACCCGGAGCACGAGTGGATCGAGATGCGGTTGCGGGCGACGCGACCGATGCGGGTCCGGGTGCTCGGCATGACCGTCGAGTTCGCGCGTGGCGAGGAGCTGCGTACCGAGGTCTCCGCGAAGTTCCGTCCGGACGGGGTCGCCGCGGAGCTGGCCGAGGCGGGTTTCACCCGGACGGCGTTCTGGACCGACCCGGACGCGCTCTTCGGCGTCACCCTGGCCCGGGCGCGGTGA
- the egtC gene encoding ergothioneine biosynthesis protein EgtC: MCRHLAYLGPPVTLAELLFEPPYSLMRQSWAPRDMRGGGTINADGFGVGWYPDDGPPVRYRRAQPIWSDPTIAQLAAVTRSAAVLAAVRSATVGMAVLDGAAAPFAEGRWLFSHNGVVRGWPDAVVPLAAGLPVRDLLTLDAATDSALLWALVRHRLRAGADPADAVGRTVSAVAAAAPGSRLNLLLTDGHRVVASAAGHALSVRESPDSVLLASEPHDDDPGWRAVPEGHLVVATVGEVRARPLPTPVPDGGSAGNGSSNRKANR, encoded by the coding sequence ATGTGTCGGCACCTGGCCTACCTCGGGCCGCCGGTAACCCTGGCCGAGCTGCTGTTCGAACCGCCGTACTCCCTAATGCGGCAGTCGTGGGCGCCGCGTGACATGCGCGGCGGCGGCACGATCAACGCCGACGGCTTCGGCGTCGGCTGGTACCCGGACGACGGCCCGCCGGTTCGCTACCGGCGGGCGCAGCCGATCTGGAGCGACCCGACCATCGCGCAACTGGCGGCGGTGACCCGGTCGGCGGCCGTGCTGGCGGCGGTGCGGTCGGCCACCGTGGGGATGGCGGTGCTCGACGGCGCGGCGGCGCCCTTCGCCGAGGGGCGGTGGCTGTTCAGCCACAACGGGGTGGTGCGCGGCTGGCCGGACGCTGTGGTGCCGCTCGCCGCCGGCCTGCCGGTGCGGGACCTGCTCACGCTGGACGCCGCCACCGACTCGGCGCTGCTCTGGGCGTTGGTGCGGCATCGGCTCCGCGCCGGCGCGGACCCGGCCGACGCGGTCGGGCGGACGGTGAGCGCTGTCGCCGCCGCCGCTCCCGGCTCACGGCTCAACCTGCTCCTGACCGACGGCCACCGGGTGGTGGCGAGCGCGGCGGGGCACGCGCTGTCGGTCCGGGAGTCGCCCGACTCGGTGCTGCTCGCCTCCGAGCCGCACGACGACGACCCCGGGTGGCGGGCGGTGCCGGAGGGGCATCTCGTCGTCGCCACCGTGGGCGAGGTGCGGGCACGTCCACTGCCGACCCCGGTGCCCGACGGCGGGTCGGCCGGCAACGGCTCATCGAACAGGAAGGCGAACCGATGA
- the egtB gene encoding ergothioneine biosynthesis protein EgtB — protein MRAPQSRTEDGPARLRDRIAAELARARARTTSLTEVVDEAELMRQHSPLMSPLVWDLAHVGNQEELWLVRDVGGREPVRCDIDELYDAFKQPRRDRPALPLLRPQEARAYLGTVRDKVHDLLDAVAFTERPLVADGFAFGMIVQHEQQHDETMLATHQLRAGPAVLHAPAPPEPSARVGAEVLVPAGEFTMGTDTDPWALDNERPAYRVDLPAYAIDAAPVTNGQYAAFIDDGGYADQRWWSPAGWEHRVREGLVAPMHWRRDGDGWSYRRFGRWSRVRADEPVVHVCWYEAQAYAAWAGRRLPTEAEWEKAARWDPSTGRSRRYPWGDEDPTEAHANLDQRHLWPAPVGAYPGGASPLGVHQLIGDVWEWTSTAFDGHPGFTAFPYREYSEVFFGGDYRVLRGGSFGTDRSACRGTFRNWDYPIRRQIFSGFRCARDARPDESYR, from the coding sequence AGGTGGTCGACGAGGCCGAGCTGATGCGTCAGCACTCGCCGTTGATGTCGCCGCTGGTCTGGGACCTCGCCCACGTGGGCAATCAGGAGGAGCTGTGGTTGGTCCGGGATGTCGGGGGCCGGGAGCCGGTCCGGTGTGACATCGACGAGCTGTACGACGCGTTCAAGCAGCCGAGGCGGGACCGCCCGGCGTTGCCGTTGTTGCGTCCGCAGGAGGCGCGCGCCTATCTGGGCACGGTGCGGGACAAGGTGCACGACCTGTTGGACGCGGTGGCCTTCACCGAGCGGCCGTTGGTCGCCGACGGGTTCGCCTTCGGGATGATCGTGCAGCACGAGCAGCAGCACGACGAGACCATGCTGGCCACCCACCAGCTACGGGCGGGGCCGGCGGTGCTGCACGCGCCGGCGCCGCCGGAACCCTCGGCGCGGGTCGGCGCGGAGGTGCTGGTGCCGGCCGGCGAGTTCACCATGGGCACCGACACGGACCCGTGGGCGCTGGACAACGAGCGGCCCGCGTACCGCGTCGACCTGCCGGCGTACGCGATCGACGCCGCCCCGGTGACCAACGGTCAGTACGCGGCCTTCATCGACGACGGCGGCTACGCCGATCAGCGGTGGTGGAGCCCGGCCGGTTGGGAGCACCGGGTCCGGGAGGGGTTGGTCGCGCCGATGCACTGGCGTCGCGACGGCGACGGCTGGTCGTACCGGCGGTTCGGCAGGTGGAGCCGGGTCCGCGCCGACGAGCCGGTGGTGCACGTGTGTTGGTACGAGGCGCAGGCGTACGCGGCGTGGGCGGGCAGGCGGCTGCCGACCGAGGCGGAGTGGGAGAAGGCGGCGCGGTGGGATCCGTCGACCGGCCGGTCCCGCCGGTACCCGTGGGGCGACGAGGACCCGACCGAGGCGCACGCCAACCTGGACCAGCGTCATCTGTGGCCGGCGCCGGTGGGCGCGTACCCCGGGGGTGCGTCGCCGTTGGGGGTGCACCAGCTCATCGGGGACGTCTGGGAATGGACCTCGACGGCGTTCGACGGGCACCCGGGTTTCACCGCGTTCCCCTACCGCGAGTACTCGGAGGTCTTCTTCGGCGGCGACTACCGGGTGCTGCGCGGTGGTTCGTTCGGCACCGACCGGTCGGCCTGCCGGGGCACCTTCCGCAACTGGGACTATCCGATCCGGCGGCAGATCTTCAGTGGTTTCCGCTGCGCCCGCGACGCGCGACCGGACGAGTCGTACCGGTGA